A stretch of Geotrypetes seraphini chromosome 2, aGeoSer1.1, whole genome shotgun sequence DNA encodes these proteins:
- the SOCS6 gene encoding suppressor of cytokine signaling 6, with the protein MKKISLKTIRKSFNLNKSKDDNDFVVGQQPSLTNDFGKDDSLFGSCYGKDLASCDVNNEDEKGGKNRPKSESLMGTLKRRLSAKQKQKGKSSASVNSVEDDTFSSSSAPITLKDMRAQRPLRSTSLRNHHYSPTPWPLRPTNSEETCIKMEVKVKALVHSSNPSPALNGVRKDFHDLQSDTLFQEQNNTLKHTASQNGDLHLHMDEHVPVVIGLMPQDYIQYTVPLDEGMYPLEGSQAYCPDSSSPMEVSAQIGSSSLHNNDGQDAQDIIVAPDIFVDQAVNGLLIGTTGVMLQSPRVDHIDVPPLSPLLPPMQNNQTQRNFTGLNGTGAHVTESMHCHLNFDPNTAPGVGRVYDSVQNSGPMMVTSLTEELKKLARQGWYWGPITRWEAEEKLAHVPDGSFLVRDSSDDRYLLSLSFRSHSKTLHTRIEHSNGRFSFYEQPDVEGHTSIVDLIEHSIRDSENGAFCYSRSRLPGSATYPVRLTNPVSRFMQVRSLQYLCRFVIRQYTRIDLIQKLPLPNKMKDYLQEKHY; encoded by the coding sequence ATGAAGAAAATCAGTCTTAAAACAATTCGCAAGTCCTTTAATTTAAATAAAAGCAAAGATGACAATGACTTTGTAGTAGGTCAGCAGCCATCATTGACTAATGATTTTGGAAAAGATGACTCCTTATTTGGCAGTTGCTATGGAAAAGATCTGGCAAGTTGTGATGTAAACAATGAAGATGAAAAAGGTGGTAAAAACAGACCAAAAAGTGAAAGCTTAATGGGTACATTGAAAAGGAGGCTTTCAGCAAAGCAGAAGCAGAAAGGCAAGAGCAGTGCATCGGTGAATTCTGTTGAAGATGACACATTTTCATCATCTTCTGCCCCAATCACACTAAAAGATATGAGAGCTCAAAGACCCTTGAGGTCCACATCCCTACGTAATCACCATTATAGTCCAACCCCATGGCCCTTAAGACCTACAAATTCGGAAGAAACGTGCATCAAAATGGAAGTGAAAGTGAAAGCGTTAGTTCACTCCTCCAATCCAAGCCCTGCTCTGAATGGTGTTCGAAAAGACTTTCATGACCTGCAGTCAGATACTTTGTTCCAAGAGCAAAacaatacattaaaacatacagcaTCACAAAATGGAGATTTGCATCTTCATATGGACGAACATGTGCCTGTAGTTATTGGACTTATGCCTCAGGACTACATTCAGTATACTGTGCCTTTAGATGAAGGAATGTATCCTTTGGAAGGATCACAAGCTTATTGTCCCGATAGTTCCTCCCCAATGGAGGTTTCAGCTCAGATAGGAAGTAGCAGTTTACACAACAATGACGGACAAGATGCTCAAGATATAATTGTTGCCCCAGACATCTTTGTGGACCAGGCAGTGAATGGCTTGTTAATTGGCACCACAGGAGTCATGTTGCAAAGCCCACGGGTTGATCACATTGATGTTCCTCCACTATCGCCATTACTACCTCCAATGCAGAATAATCAAACCCAAAGGAACTTTACTGGACTAAATGGCACAGGTGCCCATGTGACAGAAAGTATGCACTGCCATTTAAACTTTGATCCTAACACTGCCCCAGGAGTTGGAAGAGTTTATGACTCTGTGCAAAACAGTGGACCTATGATGGTGACAAGCCTTACTGAGGAATTGAAAAAGCTTGCGAGACAGGGATGGTACTGGGGTCCTATCACTCGATGGGAAGCAGAAGAAAAATTGGCACATGTGCCTGATGGCTCTTTTCTTGTGCGGGACAGTTCTGATGATCGTTACCTTTTAAGCCTGAGTTTTCGATCACATAGTAAAACACTTCACACTAGAATTGAGCACTCCAATGGTAGATTCAGCTTTTATGAACAGCCTGATGTGGAGGGGCACACATCTATAGTTGATTTAATTGAACATTCAATCAGGGACTCTGAAAATGGAGCTTTTTGCTATTCAAGATCTCGGTTGCCTGGCTCGGCGACATACCCTGTCAGACTGACAAATCCAGTGTCGCGGTTTATGCAGGTGCGCTCTTTACAGTATCTTTGCCGTTTTGTCATACGTCAATACACTAGAATAGACCTGATTCAGAAACTGCCTTTGCCAAACAAGATGAAGGATTATTTACAAGAAAAGCACTACTGA